ACGGTCCAGGTACCATCACATAACATACGTGCTGActcggcaaaaaaaaaaaaacagtgtggGTGCGTGTAAACCTTCTTTGTTGTGTAAGAAAGCAGAGTAGGGCtttatctctttttttattttttattttgggaaatGTGTGATGTTCTCTGATGTTTGATGCCGCCCGCAGGCCAAGTCCCAGCAAGATAAGCGCATGTGGATCTTGCACCTCAAGAGACTCATACTTGAAAATCACCCTGCCAAAATCCCTGCCAAGGTGAGCTTTGTTGTGATTTTGGCGACACCTGGTGTCCAAGATTATAATGACAGTCTAACCTGTTTAATTTCATCTTTTCTAGGCCAAACAAGCCATCCTGGAGATGGATGCAATGCGTAGGTGACACTCAATATAGCTTTTCATTTGTCAAGTGATATTTTGCAAATTAAAGTctgatatttctttttttttcagatcatCCTGGATTCCATTACAGTCCTGACGGTGAAAAGAAGGATTCCCCACACACCAAAGAAGGCCCCACTCCTCGCAGAGGACGTAGAAAAGGTGCGGATTGCAGCATTGAAtctaatcaaatcaaataagttttgtataataaataaaatcaaataataaaagttttgtaaattaaattaaattaaattaaattaaattaaattaaattaaattaaattaaattaataaaagttTTGTCTCCTCAGAACCGCTATCAAAAATACTGAAGAACGCCAAGCAGAATGCAGCCAACAGCGACGGCGAGAAGGTCAGTCATAAAGATGATGCACGGTTAAGGAACATGAGAACCCGCATCCACGCTAACAGAAACAACCCTTTGTATTTCCTCCCCTCCCTTAGCGAACAAGTCTGGGCTCGAGTTTGCTCTCTCCCGTGTCCCAGCTGGCTCTGGGGACCATAGGCCGCAGCCGCAGTCTCATCAACCAGTCGCAGGAGTCGTTGGACCCCGCTGACCACTACGACCACAGCGATAGAGATGAAGGGGAGGAGCCACACCAGCAAGATGCGGACGATGAGGACGAGAGCATCCTGGTAAAATGAGCTCATCGCCTACATTTGATATTTCTGGCGTTTTCTTGGACCTACATTTTGTGGCTGTGCCTTCAGGGTGGTGGAAAGAGGTTACGAGTCCCGGGGAAAGGCAGTCGGAAGAGGCTGAACCCTCAAGCATCGGTGGACAGTATCGAGCAGTGGAAAACCTTCAACATGAGCTCTTCAGATCTTCAGGTTTGGGACTGCTGAAAATACACTTGAGCACCTCTTTGGGATGCTTGTCTAAATCTTTCCGTCTGTCGCTTCAGAGAGCCAGGGAGTCTCTCGTAAGGGACGGGAGCCACCATCCGCCGCTCCGCAGGACCGCTCGTGTGACAGAAGAACCTCCAGAGTCGCCCGTCCCGTCGGTAGTCGTGACAGATAACGATCATTCCGTTCGAAACATCTGGGCGGACCACCGCGCTCGCAGGGCCATGTTCCCTACCAGACAGCGAACCGTGCACCCGGACGACGAGGACGATGACATCTACCAGACGTTCGTTCCCACTGAGCCGAGCGGACCGGAACCGGACTTACCCCGTGAGGGATCGGAGGCTACTTCGTCCCCACGGACCGCCCGGCCTTGCAGCTGGCACGTGGAGCAGATCCCCTCGGTCCAGGTTGAACCTCCATCCGGTGACAGCAGGGTTCTTCGAAGGGCGAGCAGCGTCGGCGAGAATGCCACCAAGGCTCGTGAAAGTCCAGATGACAACCAGGTCGGTCGCAACTTGGAAGTGATTCACACGGAGTCCTCCAGCAATGACATGTCGGGATCGTCATCAGCCGAGCAGCTGACCACGGATGACATCGAAAACGTGTACGACAACATCAGCTACGAGGACCTCAAGAAAATGGGCCTGATCAGAAGAGACTTGGACCAATGCCAAGCACGGAAAGAACCTTCTTCTGATGCACAGTGTTATCAGAGCCAAGCAGCTCGGGCACAAAATGTTCCAGATGCCCTCGGCACCTCAGAGCCCATCATTAAATTAGACAGATGTTCCAAAGAGCACATTCAGTTCTCCACCCTGGAAGGAAGTCCTGAGCTCAAGATAGTCGAGGAGAACATCTACGACACCATTTGTTTTCGGGATCCTCCATCCATGGATAATAAAACCGATCTAGTGACGTCAGAGCAGGACTTAACGTTTGTCTCGCAGGAGAGCCTTAACTTTGTCCCGTGTTCCTCAGAGCCAGAGTGCTCATCATCATCTGCTTCGTTGGCCTCCCGACAGTCACAGAAAGGCACCAAAACATCAGAGCGCGCCGATGAGCTCTGGGTCGACTTGGAGAACTACATCAGGAGCAACGAGAAGAAAGCCGACCGACTGCCCGCCGCCTTCCCAGTCAGTGCCGGTGAGTCGGCCAAGCAGCGATCCTCAGTCAACGGCAGTCCAACCAAAAAGTCTCCTGTGGCCAATCAACCGAGACACCCTCCCGTGCGCTCTTCACAATCCTTCAACATCCCCGCCATCAACATCCCTGACCTTCAAAGTGACGGAACCTCCGAAGACCCAAGTCCTGTTCCCACTCCGGTTCTGCCAGAGCCCCAGCCGGGCACGGTTAAGAGCATGCGTAACAGACTAGCCCGCCTCAGCAGCGGTAGCTTCCGGCTCGAGGACGACGACCTTGTAGAACTTCCTCCAAAAACACCTCCGCAGGGGGATAATCCCATCAAGGATATCCACCGTCTCTTCCCGGGGCAACTGGACTCGCCGCTGGCCTCTTCTTCTCTCCTGCTGGGCGAGTCCGTAGACTTCCCGTTAGAACTTATGGACAAAACTAAGAGTCGAGTCTTTTTGATGGCGCGGCAGTATAGCCAGAAGATCAAGAAAGCCAACCAGCTCCTGCGCATGAGGAGCATGGATCCCGGCGACTCTTGTAGCCGAGCAAGAGCCGACAGGAGGCAGAGAGACCTGGCGGCCatacttgaagaaaaaaaacaagggggAGCCGCCATAGGTAAGACAATATTTGAGCAATTCCAAATGTTCTTTTGATGGTGACCTCTTGTCAATTTCTCGCATCTCCAGGTGCCAGGATAGCCGAGTATTCCCAGCTTTACGACCAAGTCGTGTTCAAGGAGTCCTCGGCGACGACACACCACGCTCATCCAGGTCTTTCCTCCTCTCCATCCATGCCCGAGACCTCCCTGGAGGAGGAATGGCTCCACTCCACCTACAGCAACGGCGAGCTCTCCAACTTCATGTCGTCCGCGGGCGACTTGCGCAACCCGCGGGGCGCTTCCACCCCTCAGCGCAGACTCGCCTCTTCCTGCTCCATCCCGTCGCTCAAGACCTCAccgagcagccccccgccgtCCCAGAGGTGGAGCTCCTGCATATCGGCACCgagcgaggaagaggagcacgTCTACAGTACGATCAAGAGACATCCTTCCTTGAACGCACCGTCCTCGCCGTCTCGGAACTGTCAGTCGGCCAGCTCGCTAATTAGCGAGCAACCGGAGAAAAACCAACTTAAATGTAACGGGTCGACAGAGAGACTCCACGGTCCCAGTTTGGGCCGCGCCGGTCGACAGAGCAGCCTCCCTGAGAGGTCCACCCAAGGCGAATCGGACCTCACCTTACACGACGGCCAACACGTGGTGGTCCTGAACCGAGCGTCGGCCTTGAGCATCCTCGCCGCCACCCAGAACTACTTTGCCAACTTTAAGGACAACGGCGACGACGACGACTACGTGGAGATCCGCTCGGAGGACGAAGTAGAACCGGAGCGGGGCGGGCTGACGACGGCTGATCCTACCTACCGAAACCGGGTTCTGGTCCATTCGCGTAGTTTGCCCGGCACGCCCGTGCGCTCCAGCGACGCGTTGAGATCTCTGGAACGTGAACATCTGGAGAAATACCTGTGGAGCGAACCGCAGCAGAACCAGCCCAACATCGTCCAGTCTCTTCGGGAAAAATTCCAGTGTCTGAGCTCCACTAGCTTTGCCTGACCTCACAACCAAAATATTTACACGCTAACATACAAACTACAAATAAGGGATCttgctactactactactttaTCAACAATTTACCCAACAAACAAAAGGGAATATAACAAAGTTCTACAAAAGTCAAAACTGATATTTTTTAACGGTTAACAGTACTGTAAATAGAGATATTTTATCTAACAGGTTAATGGTCAAACATGGCGCTTTGAATAATGCTTGCAAGCTGCCTTGGCACTTCTCATGAAGTCATCAAACTTTcttgaaatatttgatcaaTTGTGCTTACGGCAATACACACGCTTCACAAATTTGCACGTCGAATGGCTGTCTTCAGGGTAGAGTGTCACTTTGCACATACACTCCTTTTAGCAAATTTAGCTAGCACAAATATGCGATCCAACAATTATGCTTTAAAACAAGGGAACCTGCTGATATTTTACAATAAGAAACGTAAagattcatatttattttgaacaggTTAGAAAAAGGCAAATGTTGTAAGTGACACCTgtattttttcataatttcaaATTATATTCTGGGACCATAATGGCTAGTTTTAAATTCATCACCCCAAATCTcgtattttgaaaattaacaCCGACTCGACAGTTGAAGGCAtatgttgatttaaaaaaagtttgtatTAGTTTGTTTAAGATAGCAGCAACTTTGCTACAGATTACCCAcacaccattttatttattccaaaGCATCCCTGTAATATTTTACTAAGAGGGCAGGTCCATTACGGGTTGTAAATGAAAGActcatgtatttattaaaaGATGTTTGGGGGTGTTCATTCGCCAAATTCAAGTCAAATACTGTGAATTGGTAGtttctttcttgttttgttttgttatgcaC
The Syngnathus acus chromosome 24, fSynAcu1.2, whole genome shotgun sequence genome window above contains:
- the LOC119117928 gene encoding pleckstrin homology domain-containing family G member 1 isoform X1; translation: MPTDDYSYLPDALPPVPEVPDSGSVLSSSDIPARCLGNPAFRYASSRYCSAHSMDSSLDSAERPVSYSSTSSSASSRDSHCSLGSRSTLVHTPHCNPVNSDPDSGAIRLELVPARQLGCGEEDPRDDGGMETGRQPGRKGTEQTPTDHSEPELGLDGGIERIAQVQGPRTYVDRVVQEILDTERTYVQDLRSIVEDYLEISNQARLGLSNEDKGSLFGNIRDIYHFNRDLLHELEKCNADPVAIAECFVSKSEEFHIYTQYCTNYPRSVAVLTECMRNKALAKFFRERQESLRHSLPLGSYLLKPVQRILKYHLLLHEIANHMEKDTETYEVVQEAIDTMQRVAWHINDMKRKHEHAVRLQEIQSLLTNWKGPDLIGYGELVLEGTFRLQRAKNERTLFLFDKLLLITKKREETFTYKAHILCCNLMLVEVIPKEPLSFSVFHYKNPKLQHTVQAKSQQDKRMWILHLKRLILENHPAKIPAKAKQAILEMDAMHHPGFHYSPDGEKKDSPHTKEGPTPRRGRRKEPLSKILKNAKQNAANSDGEKRTSLGSSLLSPVSQLALGTIGRSRSLINQSQESLDPADHYDHSDRDEGEEPHQQDADDEDESILGGGKRLRVPGKGSRKRLNPQASVDSIEQWKTFNMSSSDLQRARESLVRDGSHHPPLRRTARVTEEPPESPVPSVVVTDNDHSVRNIWADHRARRAMFPTRQRTVHPDDEDDDIYQTFVPTEPSGPEPDLPREGSEATSSPRTARPCSWHVEQIPSVQVEPPSGDSRVLRRASSVGENATKARESPDDNQVGRNLEVIHTESSSNDMSGSSSAEQLTTDDIENVYDNISYEDLKKMGLIRRDLDQCQARKEPSSDAQCYQSQAARAQNVPDALGTSEPIIKLDRCSKEHIQFSTLEGSPELKIVEENIYDTICFRDPPSMDNKTDLVTSEQDLTFVSQESLNFVPCSSEPECSSSSASLASRQSQKGTKTSERADELWVDLENYIRSNEKKADRLPAAFPVSAGESAKQRSSVNGSPTKKSPVANQPRHPPVRSSQSFNIPAINIPDLQSDGTSEDPSPVPTPVLPEPQPGTVKSMRNRLARLSSGSFRLEDDDLVELPPKTPPQGDNPIKDIHRLFPGQLDSPLASSSLLLGESVDFPLELMDKTKSRVFLMARQYSQKIKKANQLLRMRSMDPGDSCSRARADRRQRDLAAILEEKKQGGAAIGARIAEYSQLYDQVVFKESSATTHHAHPGLSSSPSMPETSLEEEWLHSTYSNGELSNFMSSAGDLRNPRGASTPQRRLASSCSIPSLKTSPSSPPPSQRWSSCISAPSEEEEHVYSTIKRHPSLNAPSSPSRNCQSASSLISEQPEKNQLKCNGSTERLHGPSLGRAGRQSSLPERSTQGESDLTLHDGQHVVVLNRASALSILAATQNYFANFKDNGDDDDYVEIRSEDEVEPERGGLTTADPTYRNRVLVHSRSLPGTPVRSSDALRSLEREHLEKYLWSEPQQNQPNIVQSLREKFQCLSSTSFA
- the LOC119117928 gene encoding pleckstrin homology domain-containing family G member 1 isoform X2, with protein sequence MDSSLDSAERPVSYSSTSSSASSRDSHCSLGSRSTLVHTPHCNPVNSDPDSGAIRLELVPARQLGCGEEDPRDDGGMETGRQPGRKGTEQTPTDHSEPELGLDGGIERIAQVQGPRTYVDRVVQEILDTERTYVQDLRSIVEDYLEISNQARLGLSNEDKGSLFGNIRDIYHFNRDLLHELEKCNADPVAIAECFVSKSEEFHIYTQYCTNYPRSVAVLTECMRNKALAKFFRERQESLRHSLPLGSYLLKPVQRILKYHLLLHEIANHMEKDTETYEVVQEAIDTMQRVAWHINDMKRKHEHAVRLQEIQSLLTNWKGPDLIGYGELVLEGTFRLQRAKNERTLFLFDKLLLITKKREETFTYKAHILCCNLMLVEVIPKEPLSFSVFHYKNPKLQHTVQAKSQQDKRMWILHLKRLILENHPAKIPAKAKQAILEMDAMHHPGFHYSPDGEKKDSPHTKEGPTPRRGRRKEPLSKILKNAKQNAANSDGEKRTSLGSSLLSPVSQLALGTIGRSRSLINQSQESLDPADHYDHSDRDEGEEPHQQDADDEDESILGGGKRLRVPGKGSRKRLNPQASVDSIEQWKTFNMSSSDLQRARESLVRDGSHHPPLRRTARVTEEPPESPVPSVVVTDNDHSVRNIWADHRARRAMFPTRQRTVHPDDEDDDIYQTFVPTEPSGPEPDLPREGSEATSSPRTARPCSWHVEQIPSVQVEPPSGDSRVLRRASSVGENATKARESPDDNQVGRNLEVIHTESSSNDMSGSSSAEQLTTDDIENVYDNISYEDLKKMGLIRRDLDQCQARKEPSSDAQCYQSQAARAQNVPDALGTSEPIIKLDRCSKEHIQFSTLEGSPELKIVEENIYDTICFRDPPSMDNKTDLVTSEQDLTFVSQESLNFVPCSSEPECSSSSASLASRQSQKGTKTSERADELWVDLENYIRSNEKKADRLPAAFPVSAGESAKQRSSVNGSPTKKSPVANQPRHPPVRSSQSFNIPAINIPDLQSDGTSEDPSPVPTPVLPEPQPGTVKSMRNRLARLSSGSFRLEDDDLVELPPKTPPQGDNPIKDIHRLFPGQLDSPLASSSLLLGESVDFPLELMDKTKSRVFLMARQYSQKIKKANQLLRMRSMDPGDSCSRARADRRQRDLAAILEEKKQGGAAIGARIAEYSQLYDQVVFKESSATTHHAHPGLSSSPSMPETSLEEEWLHSTYSNGELSNFMSSAGDLRNPRGASTPQRRLASSCSIPSLKTSPSSPPPSQRWSSCISAPSEEEEHVYSTIKRHPSLNAPSSPSRNCQSASSLISEQPEKNQLKCNGSTERLHGPSLGRAGRQSSLPERSTQGESDLTLHDGQHVVVLNRASALSILAATQNYFANFKDNGDDDDYVEIRSEDEVEPERGGLTTADPTYRNRVLVHSRSLPGTPVRSSDALRSLEREHLEKYLWSEPQQNQPNIVQSLREKFQCLSSTSFA